One Salvia miltiorrhiza cultivar Shanhuang (shh) chromosome 6, IMPLAD_Smil_shh, whole genome shotgun sequence genomic window, CTCTTTGCCAAACCAAGCCAAGAAGCTCGTCCAGACCGGGCGCAGAACATTACAGCTCCAAAACAAGTGATCTATGGTCTCCATATCTAAACCGCACAAGATGCAACTATTTGGACCAAAAAGACCGCGTCTCATAAGATTGTCCAACGTGGGCAACTTTTTATGAATGATACGCCAACAGGTCAAAGAACGACGTTCTGGGATAAATTTTTCCCAAATCCAATTTCCCCACACAACCTTTGTAAAGTTACAATTTTGAGTCTCATAGGCAAGAGAAGCAGTCACATTCCCACAAACCGAAGGTTTCCAGAAACGAGCATCTTTCTCATCCCCAATTGGAAGTAACAAAATATCCACCACAATATCCGGATAATTGATAATAAAATCCGCAGTGAAGTGCCAAATACCATCATAAAAGTAATCACTAACCGCATGATCGAGGAAGTCAATCATAAAGCTCGAGATATGAAGCCTCTCTATCAGCTTATACCCCAACCAATCATCGCGCCAGAAATAAGTATGCTCGCCAGTGCCAATATAAGAATAAGAATCATCAACCAGATTATTCACAAGAATACCAGTCCAGATGGGAGAGGAAGCCAAATAAATTTTAGCATATCTAAAGGAAGTCAAGTACCCCGTGCAAAGAATCGCAGGAGCAAACTCCTTACCCTGAATGATTCTCCAAACCATCTTCATTAAAAAACTTTTATTCATAGTAGTGAACGATCTGATCCCCAAACCGCCGTTAGCACGCGGAGCGCAGACACGGGACCAGCTGACCGGACATGAAGGCTTTTTATCCATATTACCCGTCCAAATGAAGTTCCGACACTTCCTATCCAAGCTGTAAATCAGAGATTTTGGCCAGCGATAAACCATCATAGAATGAGTGACAGAACTTTGGATAACCGAGCGGACCAAGCAGATTCTACCAGCCATAGAGAGCTGCAAACCCTTCCAATTCGAAAATTTATTGACAATTTTGTCGTGTATGCCCATAAAATAAGAAGCCCGAGTACGACCTTGAAATATCGGAACTCCCAGATAAGTAACCGGTAAAGATCCCACCGCAAAGCTCAAAAGTCGAGTCACCCCATGTTTCATAACGTGAGAAACTCCCGAGCCAAAGTAAATGTGAGATTTCTCCGGATTACAGATCTGACCCGATAGCTCCCCGTAAAGATCCAGGATTTCTTTAATTTTCCGCGCATTCCTGACTGACGCTTTGCAGAAAATCAAAATATCATCAGCGTAGAGGAGATGAGTGGGAAAGTGAGTAGATCTACTGAAATCCATGGGAATGAGATGTCGAGAACGAACACAGTTCAAGAAAAGATGACTCAACACATCTTCAGCGAGACCAAAGAGAATCGGCGAAAGAGGATCACCCTACCTGACCCCTCTGGAACAAGCAAAATAGCCGCTCAGCTGCCCATTAAAGAGGATGGATAACCTAGCAGAACTGAAAATGACAGAAATCCAACGAATAAAGTTCTCATGAAAACCGTAAACCCGAAGGACCTGTAAAATAAACTCCCAACTCATCGTATCAAAAGCTTTGCGAATatcaatcttgcaagccataTTCGAACGCCTCCCCGTACGATTCAAGCAATTAAACCCCTCCGAACCAAGCATGATACAGTCATGTATCGTTCTACCTTCAATGAAACCAAATTGATTCGGAGTGACCCCGGCCGCAGCCACCCCACTTAGTCTAGTGGCCAAGATCTTCGAGATGATCTTAAAGAAGAAATTAGAAAGAACAATAGGACGAAGATCAGCCACAGTCTCAACGTTATCCTTTTTAGGGATCAGGATTAGCGTGCTAGAATTACAACCCGCCGGCAAATAAGAAAAGCGAAAGAAAGCCTGAACCGCCGCCACAACATCAGCGCAAATGATGGGCCAGCAACTCTGAAAGAAACGCCCATTAAAACCGTCAGGCCCTGGCGAGCTATTGGCATCAAGACCGAAAACCGAAGCAGTAATCTCATCATTATCCGGGACCCCAATGAGGGTGTCGTTCTGAGCATCAGTAACAAATTGATCGACAATAGCCTCAATCATAATCCTCTCCACTCTGCTCCCACCATCATCTTTAAACAAGTTGGAAAAAAACTCCACAATATGCTGTTGAATGCCATCCCGATCATAAGAAAAGGA contains:
- the LOC130990894 gene encoding uncharacterized protein LOC130990894 → MIPRHQNCRGPRRSNIWLLAHPMVQTSIIYSSDQVVIANCCWCSKNFRVAIVHGANDQITRRSLWMDLLSFVDGNTVFIGDFNAIKGAHERLSSVMPSRSSCKEFCDVVWQAVPPWEKVNSSWSANVHVRCPIFKVMAKFKRLRGDLRIWNKTVFGHVDELLQSGQQNLLEIQNNISLLGYTDQLFEDEVVAQAHLNVILERKNSLLQQKSRANWLQDGDRNSSFFHRMIRSKRHGTRIEHLKIGDSFSYDRDGIQQHIVEFFSNLFKDDGGSRVERIMIEAIVDQFVTDAQNDTLIGVPDNDEITASVFGLDANSSPGPDGFNGRFFQSCWPIICADVVAAVQAFFRFSYLPAGCNSSTLILIPKKDNVETVADLRPIVLSNFFFKIISKILATRLSGVAAAGVTPNQFGFIEGRTIHDCIMLGSEGFNCLNRTGRRSNMACKIDIRKAFDTMSWEFILQVLRVYGFHENFIRWISVIFSSARLSILFNGQLSGYFACSRGVSRSTHFPTHLLYADDILIFCKASVRNARKIKEILDLYGELSGQICNPEKSHIYFGSGVSHVMKHGVTRLLSFAVGSLPVTYLGVPIFQGRTRASYFMGIHDKIVNKFSNWKGLQLSMAGRICLVRSVIQSSVTHSMMVYRWPKSLIYSLDRKCRNFIWTGNMDKKPSCPVSWSRVCAPRANGGLGIRSFTTMNKSFLMKMVWRIIQGKEFAPAILCTGYLTSFRYAKIYLASSPIWTGILVNNLVDDSYSYIGTGEHTYFWRDDWLGYKLIERLHISSFMIDFLDHAVSDYFYDGIWHFTADFIINYPDIVVDILLLPIGDEKDARFWKPSVCGNVTASLAYETQNCNFTKVVWGNWIWEKFIPERRSLTCWRIIHKKLPTLDNLMRRGLFGPNSCILCGLDMETIDHLFWSCNVLRPVWTSFLAWFGKEELSLCLDIHSVLVAAWNEDFSPQVRSFWKAGLINLLWKVWDCRNQLTFNDASFHPNIIVSFLQVMFKELDANFPRLGCSHNSWADYTWMKVNTDGSALGAPGSIAAGGVFRDNWGWVRGCFHFKGGTGFAFEAELLADVPWRFKAAWNRTLLLLFDCRLQISHIYREGNTAADSMANHDREEGWWPYAIDAIKNDVALDMSTHSRVRIKS